The Tripterygium wilfordii isolate XIE 37 chromosome 4, ASM1340144v1, whole genome shotgun sequence genome has a window encoding:
- the LOC119997105 gene encoding protein PHOX1-like: protein MGKQSGKKKKQGGGQSSDNNAKQTNVGDNSPKAYDKDTTVFISMSQELKEEGNKLFQKRDLEGAMLKYDKAMKLLPRNHIDVSYLRSNLATCYMQMGVSEYPRAIHECNLALEVTPKYSKALLKRARCYEALNRLDLALRDATAVVNVEPNNVMALEIAERIKKTLENKGLRVNDAIIELPPEYVEPPSASPMPKAAKEKARKKKKSKKVEDKQASDMIEEKRVDEKIEETKAEDKVVVEERISITKDEEPKKTVKLVFGEDIRWAQLPCNCSLLQVREVIRDRFPSSRAVLIKYRDQEGDLVTITTDEELRCAEATAESHGSVRLYIVEVNPMQDMFSERFMPEVHQLDIKKSNGAENGNVGKGKGTENGSYYIDDWIVEFAKLFKINVGLDSDAYLNLHELGMKVYSEAVEDTVTSEEAQGLFDTAADKFQEMAALALFNWGNVHMSRARKRVFFTEDASRESVIEQIKTGYDWARNEYTKAGQRYEEALKIKPDFYEGFLALGQQQFEQAKLSWYYAISSNANLETWPSSEVLQLYNSAEENMERGMQMWEELEGLRWSELAKLKNLKSQSEIMGLDDLFRDISAEEAAEQASNMSSQINLFWGTILYERSLMEFKLGIPVWEECLEVAVEKFELAGASATDIAVMIKNHYSNNNALEGLSFKIDEIIQAWNEMYEAKKFHSHVRSFRLEALLRRRVPKFYHALEHV, encoded by the exons ATGGGGAAGCAgagtgggaagaaaaagaaacagggAGGAGGACAATCAAGTGATAATAATGCGAAGCAAACCAATGTTGGGGATAATAGCCCGAAAGCCTACGATAAGGACACGACAGTTTTCATTTCCATGTCACAGGAATTGAAGGAGGAGGGAAACAAGCTGTTCCAAAAGAGGGACCTCGAAGGAGCCATGTTGAAATATGATAAAGCCATGAAATTGCTTCCGAGAAACCACATTGATGTGTCCTATCTCAGGAGTAACTTGGCTACATGCTATATGCAGATGGGTGTGAGCGAGTATCCCAGGGCAATCCATGAGTGCAATTTGGCACTAGAAGTGACACCCAAGTACAGTAAAGCACTATTAAAGAGGGCAAGGTGTTATGAGGCATTGAATAGGCTAGATTTGGCTCTGAGAGATGCCACTGCAGTTGTGAACGTGGAACCAAATAATGTCATGGCGTTAGAAATTGCTGAAAGGATTAAAAAGACACTTGAGAATAAAGGGTTGAGAGTGAATGATGCGATAATTGAATTGCCTCCAGAATACGTTGAACCTCCTTCTGCTTCACCTATGCCAAAAGCTGCAAAAGAGAAGgcgaggaagaaaaagaagagcaaaaaAGTTGAGGATAAGCAGGCCTCAGACATGATTGAGGAGAAGCGGGTTGATGAGAAAATTGAGGAGACGAAGGCTGAGGATAAGGTGGTCGTGGAGGAGAGAATCAGTATTACAAAAGACGAAGAGCCAAAGAAGACTGTAAAATTGGTGTTTGGGGAGGATATAAGGTGGGCTCAGTTGCCATGTAATTGCAGCCTCCTACAAGTAAGGGAAGTTATACGTGATCGGTTTCCAAGTTCAAGGGCAGTTCTTATTAAGTACAGGGACCAGGAAGGTGATTTGGTCACAATTACCACAGATGAAGAACTAAGATGCGCTGAAGCAACGGCAGAATCACATGGTTCAGTCAGGCTGTACATAGTGGAAGTTAATCCTATGCAGGATATGTTCTCCGAGAGATTTATGCCTGAGGTGCACCAGCTTGACATCAAAAAAAGTAATGGAGCTGAGAATGGAAATGTGGGTAAAGGCAAAGGAACAGAAAATGGGTCATATTACATTGATGACTGGATAGTTGAGTTTGCAAAGCTGTTTAAGATAAACGTTGGGCTTGATTCTGATGCATACCTGAATCTTCATGAACTTGGTATGAAAGTATACTCTGAGGCCGTGGAGGATACAGTCACAAGTGAAGAAGCCCAAGGCCTTTTTGATACAGCAGCAGATAAGTTCCAGGAGATGGCAGCTTTAGCACTATTCAACTGGGGAAATGTTCACATGTCGAGGGCAAGGAAGAGGGTGTTCTTCACTGAAGATGCTTCAAGAGAATCTGTAATTGAACAAATCAAGACTGGATATGACTGGGCCCGAAATGAATATACAAAAGCCGGACAGAGATATGAAGAAGCCTTGAAAATAAAACCTGATTTTTATGAAGGATTTCTGGCTCTAGGGCAGCAGCAGTTTGAGCAGGCAAAGCTTTCTTGGTACTATGCAATTAgcagcaatgcaaatttggaaACCTGGCCCTCCTCAGAGGTCTTACAACTATATAACAGTGCTGAGGAAAACATGGAAAGGGGAATGCAGATGTGGGAAGAACTGGAAGGGCTACGATGGAGTGAACTTGCAAAACTCAAGAATCTTAAAAGCCAGTCAGAGATAATGGGGCTGGATGATCTATTTAGGGATATATCGGCAGAAGAAGCTGCAGAGCAAGCCTCAAACATGAGTTCCCAGATTAACCTCTTCTGGGGCACCATACTTTATGAGCGATCTCTTATGGAATTCAAGTTAGGGATTCCAGTCTGGGAAGAATGTTTGGAAGTCGCAGTTGAGAAGTTTGAGCTTGCAGGAGCTTCTGCAACTGATATAGCCGTAATGATAAAGAACCACTATTCAAACAATAATGCTTTGGAAG GTTTAAGTTTTAAAATTGATGAGATAATACAGGCATGGAATGAGATGTACGAAGCTAAGAAGTTTCATAGTCATGTTCGGTCATTTCGGTTGGAAGCACTACTGCGACGACGAGTTCCAAAATTCTATCACGCCTTGGAGCATGTATGA